AAGGCGAACGGCGGTGTACCGGTCCACGTGAAGGTGATCGCCGAGGGCTCGGAGGAGCAGGCCACGGGCGGCCTGGAGCGGTACGCGGAGGAGCACCCGGACCTGCTGGAGGCCGACACGATCGTCATCGGCGACGCCGGCAACTTCCGTGCCGGACTGCCGACCGTCACCTCCACCCTGCGCGGTATGACCCTCGTCCGCGTGCAGGTCGACACGCTCGCCGGCAACCTGCACTCGGGCCAGTTCGGCGGTGCCGCGCCCGACGCGCTGGGCGCCCTGATCCGCGTCCTGGACTCGCTGCGCGCCGAGGACGGTTCGACGACCGTCGACGGGCTCGGCGGGGACACGGCCTGGGAGGGGCTCCAGTACGACGAGGAGCGGTTCCGGCAGGACGCCAAGGTGCTGGACGGCGTGGAGCTGATCGGCTCCGGGTCGGTCGCCGACCGGATCTGGGCGCGTCCGGCCGTGACGGTCATCGGCATCGACTGCCCGCCCGTCGTCGGCGCCACCCCGTCCGTGCAGGCGAGCGCCCGGGCGCTGATCAGCCTGCGGGTGCCGCCGGGCGTGGACGCGGCCGAGGCGACCAAGCTGCTCCAGGCGCACGTGGAGGCGCACACGCCGTGGGGCGCGCGGGTGAGCACCGAGCAGATCGGCCAGGGCCAGGCCTTCCGCGCCGACACGACCAGCCCGGCGTACCAGGCCATGGCGGACGCGATGGCGGTGGCGTACCCGGGGCAGGAGATGCAGTACGCCGGCCAGGGCGGCTCCATCCCGCTGTGCAACACGCTCGCCGCGCTGTACCCGCGTGCGGAGATCCTGCTCATCGGGCTGAGCGAGCCGGAGGCCCAGATCCACGCCGTCAACGAGAGCGTCTCCCCCGAGGAGCTGGAACGGCTGTCGGTGGCCGAGGCGCTGTTCCTGCGCAACTACGCGGTCAGCTGACCGCTCTGCCCACAGCAGAGGCCCTCGCCGCGGGCGGGGGCCTTGCCTACGGTCGTCCCATGGACGTCGTAGAGCTCCTCCCCCGCCTCCACTTGCTGCGTTTCCCCGTCGGCCAGGCCTATCTGTGGCGCGACGGCGACGACCGCGGCGAGCTGACGCTGATCGACGCCGGCCCGGCGGGTTCCGGTGCCCCGATCGCCGAGGCGGTGACCGCGCTCGGCCGGGATCCGCGGGACGTACGGCGAATCGTGCTCACCCACTTCCACGAGGA
This region of Streptomyces caelestis genomic DNA includes:
- a CDS encoding dipeptidase, yielding MSSNPVAETVASLMPRAKEELTELVAFRSVADFDQFPRSESEGAARWVVDALVAEGFQDVALLDTPDGTQSVYGYLPGPQGAKTVLLYAHYDVQPPLDEAGWTTPPFELTERDGRWYGRGTADCKGGVIMHLLALRALKANGGVPVHVKVIAEGSEEQATGGLERYAEEHPDLLEADTIVIGDAGNFRAGLPTVTSTLRGMTLVRVQVDTLAGNLHSGQFGGAAPDALGALIRVLDSLRAEDGSTTVDGLGGDTAWEGLQYDEERFRQDAKVLDGVELIGSGSVADRIWARPAVTVIGIDCPPVVGATPSVQASARALISLRVPPGVDAAEATKLLQAHVEAHTPWGARVSTEQIGQGQAFRADTTSPAYQAMADAMAVAYPGQEMQYAGQGGSIPLCNTLAALYPRAEILLIGLSEPEAQIHAVNESVSPEELERLSVAEALFLRNYAVS